The following proteins are co-located in the Paludibaculum fermentans genome:
- a CDS encoding aldose epimerase family protein produces MHSKILTLMVAVTVLAGCKKVEQGGVGAVTTQEFGKTEKGEVVNLYTLRNRNGVEIAIINYGARVVTLKTPDARGRLADIALGFDSLKGYEGPNPYFGAIVGRYGNRIAKGKFTLDGKEYTLAKNNGENSLHGGLVGFDRVIWSGKTEESNGVQKAIFSYTSKDGEEGYPGTLNVTVTYSLGNNDDVQIDYHATTDKATVLNVTNHTYFNLAGQGNGDILNQVMQLNADRFTPVDAGLIPTGELKDVTGTPFDFRKPTVIGSRIGDKDEQLTLGKGYDHNYVLNRSGSGLVMAAKAVDPPSGRALEVWTTEPAVQFYTGNFLDGTVVGKNANNYAQRTGFCLETQHYPDSPNHPDFPTTVLKPGEEYKTTTVWKLRFVDPAK; encoded by the coding sequence ATGCACTCGAAAATACTCACGCTGATGGTTGCAGTGACGGTGCTCGCCGGCTGCAAGAAAGTGGAACAAGGAGGGGTAGGGGCCGTGACAACGCAGGAATTTGGCAAGACGGAGAAGGGTGAAGTGGTGAACCTCTACACCCTGAGAAACAGGAACGGCGTCGAGATCGCCATCATCAACTACGGCGCGCGGGTGGTCACCTTGAAGACGCCCGATGCCCGGGGCCGGCTGGCGGACATCGCGCTCGGCTTCGACAGCCTGAAGGGCTATGAGGGCCCGAATCCCTACTTCGGCGCGATTGTGGGCCGCTACGGCAACCGCATCGCGAAGGGCAAGTTCACGCTGGACGGCAAGGAATACACGCTGGCCAAGAACAACGGCGAGAACAGCCTGCACGGCGGGCTGGTGGGCTTCGACCGTGTGATCTGGAGCGGGAAGACGGAAGAGTCGAACGGCGTCCAGAAGGCCATTTTCAGCTACACCAGCAAGGATGGCGAGGAAGGCTATCCGGGTACGCTGAATGTCACGGTCACCTATTCGCTGGGCAACAATGACGACGTGCAGATCGATTACCATGCGACGACGGACAAGGCGACGGTGTTGAACGTCACGAATCACACCTACTTCAATCTGGCCGGGCAGGGCAATGGCGACATCCTGAATCAGGTGATGCAGCTCAACGCGGACCGGTTCACTCCGGTGGACGCGGGTCTGATTCCCACCGGCGAGCTGAAGGATGTCACCGGTACGCCGTTTGATTTCCGCAAGCCGACAGTGATCGGGTCGCGCATAGGCGACAAGGACGAGCAGTTGACGCTTGGCAAGGGCTACGACCACAACTACGTGCTGAACCGTTCAGGCAGCGGGTTGGTGATGGCGGCCAAGGCCGTGGATCCGCCATCGGGCCGGGCGCTGGAAGTGTGGACGACCGAACCGGCCGTGCAGTTCTACACCGGCAACTTCCTGGATGGCACGGTGGTGGGCAAGAACGCGAACAACTACGCGCAGCGTACTGGCTTCTGCCTGGAGACGCAGCACTATCCGGATTCGCCGAACCATCCGGACTTCCCGACGACGGTGTTGAAGCCAGGGGAAGAGTACAAGACGACCACGGTTTGGAAGCTGCGGTTTGTGGACCCCGCGAAGTAA
- the rnk gene encoding nucleoside diphosphate kinase regulator, translating to MQKHIFMTQSDYERLSSMLADHAAGRQDLKLLEEELDRADIVDVRELPADVVTMHSVVRLRDLDSGEQKTYRLVYPSEAGRGESSLSVLAPIGTALLGYRSGDTIEWTVPRGVKRLQVLEVLYQPEAAGAPPV from the coding sequence ATGCAAAAACACATATTCATGACGCAAAGCGACTATGAGCGGCTCAGCAGCATGCTCGCCGATCATGCGGCCGGCCGCCAGGACTTGAAGTTACTCGAAGAGGAACTGGACCGCGCCGATATCGTCGATGTGCGCGAGCTGCCGGCGGATGTCGTCACTATGCATTCCGTGGTGAGACTGCGCGACCTCGATTCCGGGGAACAGAAGACTTACCGGCTGGTCTATCCCAGTGAAGCGGGCCGGGGCGAGTCGTCCCTGTCCGTGCTGGCGCCCATTGGCACCGCGTTGTTGGGCTATCGGAGCGGAGACACGATCGAGTGGACCGTGCCACGGGGCGTGAAGCGCCTGCAGGTGCTGGAGGTCTTGTATCAGCCCGAGGCGGCGGGGGCTCCGCCGGTCTGA